One genomic window of Panicum hallii strain FIL2 chromosome 6, PHallii_v3.1, whole genome shotgun sequence includes the following:
- the LOC112897071 gene encoding uncharacterized protein LOC112897071: protein MDKQEPIADVDQKIGLTEKPKEQHVPSKDEKATFPPISVDSNVIDIPSEGQTQAGTSNIDVDHNAAYPHNFYASQAQPFYYQGSGYENPPQEWDTYPPYMSVEGLEVGPTVVYNEDPSLMFHGGYGYDPYAHYSPITTPVPTAVSGDGQLYTPQQFSFSAPYYQQSVPPGLPYLSSPPISQGETMMPIDPTQGGFIADTHTLSPNSFLFGPRPEWFRSSEGTGSFPSPAASPQPAGGVSGAFGQSNFPMASGMPSPHQKPFYGFGSPADSYGRGFSHGGMFPQASNCGGSFPGFGINGRSSISIEKGRRRGRGNALICSCNGPLDFLNEQSRGPRATKPKKQPEGDSKDEKPSTGVGRELYNRPDFVTEYTNARFFIIKSYSEDNVHKSVKYGVWASTTNGNKKLDSAYREAKEKEEHCPIFLLFSVNASAQFCGVAEMIGPVDFEKSVDYWQQDKWTGQFPVKWHIVKDVPNNLFRHIILENNDNKPVTNSRDTQEVKLEQGLEMLKIFKNHDDDASILDDFDFYEEREKALQENKARLHQQHISTSIAVEPKKPLTVPTDLVGHITKSFAQAVRLGESKTVSPSSEKASGGDPSVPAKPVEVKQSGLS, encoded by the exons ATGGACAAGCAGGAGCCAATAGCTGATGTCGATCAAAAGATTGGTCTCACTGAGAAGCCAAAAGAGCAG CATGTTCCCAGCAAGGATGAGAAAGCAACTTTTCCCCCAATTTCAGTTGATTCAAATGTTATCGATATACCAAGTGAAGGCCAAACCCAAGCTGGCACATCCAACATAGATGTGGACCATAATGCTGCATATCCACACAACTTTTATGCTTCTCAGGCGCAGCCATTCTATTACCAAG GCTCAGGATATGAAAACCCTCCACAAGAATGGGACACATATCCTCCTTACATGAGTGTCGAAGGATTGGAAGTGGGTCCAACA GTTGTGTACAATGAGGACCCTTCTTTGATGTTCCATGGTGGCTATGGATATGACCCATATGCTCATTATTCTCCTATTACAACACCTGTACCTACTGCTGTTAGTGGAGATGGTCAGCTCTACACCCCTCAGCAGTTCTCCTTCTCGGCTCCTTACTACCAGCAGTCAGTACCACCTGGCCTGCCATATTTAAGCTCTCCTCCAATATCACAGGGTGAGACAATGATGCCGATTGATCCAACACAAGGAGGTTTTATTGCTGATACTCATACTCTGAGTCCGAACAGCTTCCTTTTTGGCCCAAGACCTG AATGGTTCAGATCTTCAGAAGGAACTGGGTCATTTCCATCACCTGCAGCTTCACCTCAACCTGCTGGTGGTGTTTCAGGAGCCTTTGGCCAAAGCAACTTTCCAATGGCTTCAGGAATG CCATCACCTCACCAGAAGCCCTTTTACGGTTTCGGATCCCCAGCTGACTCCTACGGACGGGGTTTCTCTCATGGTGGGATGTTCCCACAGGCCAGTAATTGTGGGGGATCCTTCCCTGGCTTTGGCATTAATGGTAGAAGTTCCATCTCCATCGAGAAAGGGCGCAGAAGAGGAAGGGGTAATGCCCTTATTTGCAGCTGCAATGGCCCGCTTGACTTTCTCAATGAGCAAAGTCGGGGTCCGCGCGCTACTAAGCCTAAGAAGCAACCAGAGGGTGACAGTAAAGATGAGAAGCCTTCTACAGGAGTTGGTCGTGAGTTATACAATAGGCCTGACTTTGTTACAGAGTACACAAATGCCAGATTTTTCATCATAAAATCATACAGTGAAGATAATGTGCACAAGAGCGTCAAATATGGTGTTTGGGCTAGCACCACAAATGGAAACAAGAAACTGGACTCAGCTTATCGTGAAGCTAAGGAGAAGGAAGAGCACTGCCCCATTTTTCTGTTGTTTTCG GTAAATGCTAGTGCACAATTCTGTGGTGTTGCTGAGATGATTGGTCCAGTGGACTTTGAGAAAAGTGTGGATTACTGGCAGCAAGATAAGTGGACTGGTCAGTTTCCTGTTAAGTGGCACATAGTGAAGGATGTCCCCAATAATCTCTTCCGCCATATAATTCTTGAAAACAACGACAATAAACCTGTAACGAATAGCCGAGACACACAGGAG GTGAAACTAGAGCAAGGACTGGAGATGCTAAAGATCTTTAAGAACCATGATGATGATGCGTCAATCCTTGACGACTTTGACTTTTATGAGGAGCGTGAGAAAGCGCTGCAGGAAAATAAGGCACGGCTGCATCAGCAACATATATCCACTTCTATTGCTGTTGAACCCAAGAAGCCCTTGACTGTGCCTACTGACCTTGTGGGGCATATCACCAAGAGTTTTGCTCAGGCTGTGCGGCTTGGTGAGTCCAAGACCGTAAGCCCTTCGTCCGAGAAAGCGTCTGGGGGTGATCCGTCTGTTCCTGCGAAGCCAGTCGAAGTTAAGCAGAGTGGTTTGTCATAG
- the LOC112897079 gene encoding dihydroneopterin aldolase 1-like yields the protein MAEAGPGGDKLILRGLQFHGFHGVKREEQTLGQKFVVDVDAWMDLAAAGESDSIADTISYTDIYGIAKDVVEGTPHNLLESVSHSIAKATLLKFPQISAVRVKVGKPHVAVQGVVDYLGVEITRHRKKA from the exons ATGGCGGAGGCGGGTCCCGGCGGCGACAAGCTCATCCTGCGCGGCCTGCAGTTCCACGGCTTCCACGGCGTGAAGCGGGAGGAGCAGACGCTGGGCCAGAAGTTCGTCGTCGACGTCGACGCCTGgatggacctcgccgccgccggcgagtcCGACAGCATCGCCGACACCATCAGCTACACCGACATCTACGG GATTGCTAAGGATGTCGTCGAAGGCACGCCGCACAACCTCTTGGAGTCGGTGTCTCACTCGATCGCAAAGGCCACGCTGCTCAAGTTCCCCCAGATCTCCGCGGTCCGGGTGAAGGTCGGCAAACCTCACGTCGCGGTGCAAGGCGTTGTGGACTATCTGGGCGTGGAGATAACGAGGCACAGAAAGAAAGCGTGA